The Flavobacterium praedii genome window below encodes:
- a CDS encoding DUF3850 domain-containing protein — translation MTHDLKIKYEFAQLHFQGKKDWELRINDRDFKTGDLIRFTIIEFGFVYTRTIEAIFNDFGLQKNYVILSLKKH, via the coding sequence ATGACCCACGACCTAAAAATAAAATATGAGTTTGCCCAACTTCACTTTCAAGGTAAAAAGGATTGGGAATTGAGAATAAACGACCGAGATTTTAAAACAGGTGATTTAATACGATTCACGATTATAGAATTTGGATTTGTCTACACAAGGACAATTGAAGCAATTTTCAATGATTTTGGACTACAAAAAAACTATGTAATTCTATCTCTAAAAAAACATTAA
- a CDS encoding peptidoglycan-binding domain-containing protein: MIHINVEGENGLGKPKKGFKKFLKGAKIAIAPHTLLLNKRHRKPNQRPKLKAKQINFDSTESPEIGLGKLNVKKALKKVKLKTVVKQVGKVGKIVAPIAAGFIPVAGGTVSKVLDSKLGKTAMKLGKSKVGSAVLSQAGVTLPSSEPRAKAIPVKKKKGLLKKKAVTKKTPVAPVATKVKPKAKFPIKFKKKKAAKTLAIGSKGEDVKVLQEELGVKPDGDFGPKTQQALEQATGQKTISTEALQTQSEPMEELQPQGAITPIKPYEELPEEMQQSSATATGAVATPKNNTLLLVGGAVALVGIGFLATRKK, translated from the coding sequence ATGATACATATTAATGTCGAGGGAGAAAATGGGTTAGGAAAACCAAAAAAAGGATTCAAAAAATTTTTGAAAGGTGCAAAAATTGCGATTGCGCCACACACACTATTGTTAAATAAAAGACACCGTAAGCCAAACCAAAGACCTAAACTTAAAGCTAAACAAATCAATTTTGACAGTACAGAAAGTCCAGAAATTGGATTAGGAAAATTGAATGTCAAAAAGGCATTAAAAAAAGTAAAGCTTAAAACGGTTGTTAAGCAGGTGGGTAAGGTGGGTAAAATAGTTGCGCCAATTGCTGCAGGTTTTATTCCTGTAGCGGGTGGTACCGTTTCTAAAGTACTGGATTCAAAGCTAGGAAAAACAGCGATGAAACTGGGGAAATCAAAAGTAGGAAGTGCCGTTTTAAGTCAAGCGGGTGTAACCTTACCGAGTTCAGAACCAAGGGCAAAAGCAATACCAGTAAAAAAGAAAAAGGGCTTACTAAAGAAAAAAGCTGTTACAAAGAAAACACCCGTTGCACCCGTTGCAACAAAAGTAAAGCCAAAAGCAAAATTTCCTATAAAATTTAAAAAGAAGAAAGCTGCTAAAACACTAGCCATTGGAAGTAAAGGCGAAGATGTCAAAGTATTGCAAGAAGAACTTGGTGTGAAACCTGATGGTGATTTTGGACCAAAAACGCAACAAGCATTAGAGCAAGCAACTGGGCAAAAAACTATAAGTACAGAAGCTTTGCAAACCCAGTCAGAACCAATGGAGGAATTGCAACCACAAGGAGCAATTACCCCAATTAAACCTTATGAGGAATTGCCCGAAGAAATGCAACAGTCAAGCGCAACAGCTACAGGAGCAGTTGCAACTCCAAAAAACAACACATTGTTATTGGTAGGTGGAGCGGTTGCTTTGGTGGGAATAGGGTTTTTAGCAACAAGAAAGAAGTAA
- a CDS encoding peptidoglycan-binding domain-containing protein, translating to MKVSNENKVLIGVGVFAVAGLGFLYWKKKQNEKQVEEIPSYLPEVAQSATNKSTSTGLDRNKLLSKGTKGAEVMELQNLLNIKVDGDFGNITLTALQKAKGVSQISLNQFQTINTILGPIVKPVAKPVAKAVVKPVALPKVGAKLMISVPTTTLYNSKKIANGSYTNTGEAVLGKFSYGESAGTFKSATSNGSYLVQKDGYYYFINGKHVKPY from the coding sequence ATGAAAGTGAGTAATGAAAATAAAGTTTTGATAGGCGTAGGAGTTTTTGCAGTTGCGGGACTTGGTTTTCTGTACTGGAAGAAAAAACAGAACGAAAAGCAAGTAGAAGAAATACCAAGCTATCTACCAGAAGTAGCCCAAAGTGCAACAAACAAAAGCACAAGCACAGGACTTGACAGAAACAAGCTATTGAGCAAAGGAACAAAAGGGGCGGAAGTAATGGAACTACAGAACTTACTTAATATTAAAGTAGATGGTGATTTTGGAAACATCACCCTAACGGCTTTGCAAAAGGCAAAAGGAGTTTCGCAAATAAGCCTTAATCAGTTCCAAACGATAAATACAATTTTAGGACCCATTGTAAAGCCAGTTGCAAAGCCAGTTGCAAAGGCGGTTGTTAAACCAGTTGCATTGCCAAAAGTAGGAGCAAAACTAATGATTTCAGTCCCTACCACTACGCTTTACAACTCCAAAAAAATAGCCAACGGCTCTTATACCAATACTGGAGAAGCGGTTTTGGGAAAATTCAGTTACGGGGAATCAGCTGGAACATTTAAGTCTGCTACTTCAAACGGGAGTTATTTAGTTCAAAAAGATGGCTACTATTATTTCATCAATGGCAAACACGTAAAACCGTATTGA
- a CDS encoding glycoside hydrolase family 19 protein: MVNFISINSGSFFNSLKKYGITSPLRIAHFFGQLAVESANFTANVEKISYALAQKKYQNHRWLGNKKEGDGYRFRGRGLIQLTGRYNYQRYKDYSGVDVVNHPELAAELINSIDIACWYWVNSPNGNLNKLADKDSVLAVTEGVNGGHNGLPERKKATAYFKAQNITLEELKKKVKPAVFNVKPTVWSWFNNGNNNIFYKK; the protein is encoded by the coding sequence ATGGTAAATTTTATAAGCATAAACAGTGGGTCTTTTTTTAATTCACTCAAAAAATACGGCATTACAAGTCCTTTAAGGATAGCGCATTTTTTCGGTCAATTAGCTGTAGAAAGTGCCAATTTCACGGCAAACGTAGAAAAAATATCCTACGCCTTGGCTCAAAAAAAATACCAAAACCACCGATGGTTAGGGAATAAAAAAGAAGGTGACGGCTACCGATTTAGAGGGCGTGGATTAATCCAGTTAACAGGGCGTTACAATTACCAACGTTACAAGGACTATTCGGGCGTTGACGTTGTTAATCATCCCGAATTAGCAGCGGAATTGATTAACTCAATTGACATCGCTTGCTGGTATTGGGTAAACAGTCCAAATGGCAACCTAAACAAATTAGCAGACAAAGACAGCGTTTTAGCCGTTACCGAAGGAGTAAACGGAGGACACAATGGATTACCCGAAAGAAAAAAAGCAACCGCCTATTTCAAAGCCCAAAACATCACGCTTGAGGAATTAAAAAAAAAAGTCAAGCCAGCAGTATTTAATGTTAAGCCTACTGTTTGGAGTTGGTTTAATAACGGTAACAACAATATATTTTACAAAAAATGA
- a CDS encoding zincin-like metallopeptidase domain-containing protein gives MSIAKEFNALNGMIVTRKDLEKLLEKAEKERHTIISKRVIRVLEAFKDDTFLIELRNLVEPYGLNGVDIDGNTSLLDGLEFIPETKDIGLGKPVSPNEIYDMVTQRMIDLIKEANKGDYKRAWKEEGYLIPYNFVSKKAYRGVNVFMLSPMFGLLDNPYYLTFNQIQEKGGKLKKGSHAHKVVYFSTFNKEYSDAEIEKLNTIIVDNKLEKGDEKTIFFLKYYNVFNGADIEGIDFDLDNFPLQGKVVNNEVETGNNETIDIAEAIVKNYPKPQPEILFLGSGASYIPDVDMVKMPDISKFKTSQDFYRTLFHELSHSTGHESRLKRPFRNPFGTPEYAFEELIAEFGAVFLSAQAGIMFYTNKNHAGYLKGWNEVLLPNLENDNRFLMKASSQAQKATDFILQPDAKGDFLFMKDGNSQKQIQNLKSSKPKAKKSNQLELFEGLKGTAKTVDTIAFNKQILEAKRNGFSKIKIFQLGRTKSELWKITGNNKITLSGAIIKKAMTNKDKSHNVKWEHLINLPDNINEPVAIFKSENKIGGFVVLTEVKSHLEKPFMVAIHTSNDIKINDIRSIYSRTGLVHYKNWYKKGLLLYGNEKSELFKLIVGTIPTKFKNPLTSHKDTKKGLNAPKTIAKTVAKEKKPVAKGILNTNSLAYKMANKPTNVDFFKIENKDISDFLGQIEHKQKESVVISLTGGQGSMKTRMCFQFMNALAQNYKVGHASIEEHPESNLYFDKAEQYLNTKALNNIEAPEIKTIAELENLIKKNDVIVIDSFTKMQEMHKGFEVDKDLRKKYDGKLFIVIFQQTTDGKMRGGSKSQFDADIVLFTEKKDDYRENYIYADKNRYQNKPLDGLKFNIFNKKLQGNTPETTGEPTEKRKLSFIVS, from the coding sequence ATGAGTATCGCAAAGGAATTTAACGCACTTAACGGGATGATAGTAACAAGGAAAGACCTTGAAAAACTATTGGAAAAAGCTGAAAAAGAGCGACACACCATAATTTCAAAACGTGTTATTCGGGTTCTTGAAGCTTTTAAAGACGATACTTTTTTGATTGAACTCAGAAACTTAGTAGAGCCTTATGGATTGAATGGGGTGGATATTGATGGAAATACCTCTTTGCTCGATGGTTTGGAGTTTATTCCCGAAACCAAAGACATAGGACTTGGGAAACCAGTTTCGCCAAACGAGATTTACGATATGGTTACGCAACGAATGATTGATTTAATCAAAGAAGCGAACAAAGGCGATTATAAGAGGGCTTGGAAAGAAGAGGGTTATTTAATTCCGTACAATTTCGTTTCAAAAAAAGCGTACAGAGGTGTAAACGTGTTTATGTTGTCGCCTATGTTCGGGCTTTTAGACAATCCCTACTATCTAACTTTTAACCAAATACAGGAAAAAGGCGGAAAACTAAAAAAAGGTAGCCATGCACATAAAGTGGTTTATTTTTCGACTTTCAACAAAGAGTATTCCGATGCAGAAATTGAAAAACTGAACACTATAATAGTGGACAATAAGCTTGAAAAAGGAGACGAAAAAACCATTTTTTTTCTGAAGTATTACAACGTTTTTAACGGTGCGGACATTGAGGGAATTGATTTTGATTTAGATAATTTCCCTCTGCAGGGAAAAGTCGTAAACAATGAGGTTGAAACTGGCAACAATGAAACAATTGACATTGCCGAAGCGATAGTAAAAAATTATCCTAAGCCACAACCCGAAATTTTATTTTTAGGAAGCGGAGCTTCATATATTCCCGATGTGGATATGGTAAAAATGCCAGATATTTCAAAATTCAAGACTTCACAGGATTTTTACAGAACACTTTTTCACGAATTAAGCCACAGTACAGGACACGAAAGCAGGCTAAAAAGACCGTTTAGAAATCCTTTTGGCACACCCGAATATGCTTTTGAGGAATTGATTGCAGAGTTTGGAGCGGTTTTTTTATCGGCTCAAGCAGGGATTATGTTTTATACTAATAAAAATCACGCTGGCTATTTAAAAGGTTGGAATGAAGTGTTACTTCCAAATTTAGAAAACGACAACCGTTTTTTAATGAAAGCCAGTAGTCAAGCGCAAAAAGCAACTGATTTTATTTTACAACCCGATGCAAAGGGTGATTTCTTGTTTATGAAAGATGGAAATTCTCAAAAACAAATTCAAAATCTCAAAAGCAGCAAGCCAAAAGCAAAAAAAAGCAACCAATTAGAGTTGTTTGAGGGGTTGAAAGGGACTGCAAAAACCGTTGACACTATTGCTTTTAATAAACAGATTCTGGAAGCAAAGCGAAATGGGTTTTCAAAAATTAAAATTTTTCAGTTAGGAAGAACAAAATCGGAATTATGGAAAATTACAGGTAACAATAAAATTACATTGTCGGGTGCAATTATAAAAAAGGCGATGACAAATAAAGATAAATCCCATAATGTAAAATGGGAACACCTGATAAATTTGCCAGACAATATTAATGAGCCAGTTGCTATTTTTAAAAGCGAAAATAAAATAGGTGGTTTTGTAGTCCTTACAGAAGTAAAAAGCCATTTAGAAAAGCCTTTTATGGTTGCAATTCACACAAGTAACGATATTAAAATAAACGACATTAGAAGTATTTATTCTCGTACCGGTTTAGTTCATTATAAAAATTGGTATAAAAAAGGATTGCTTTTGTATGGAAATGAAAAAAGCGAATTATTTAAACTGATAGTGGGTACAATTCCCACCAAGTTTAAAAACCCGCTTACTAGCCACAAAGATACAAAAAAAGGTTTGAACGCTCCAAAAACCATTGCAAAAACTGTTGCAAAGGAAAAAAAGCCAGTTGCAAAAGGAATTTTAAACACAAATTCCCTTGCCTATAAAATGGCTAACAAGCCTACAAATGTTGATTTTTTTAAAATTGAGAATAAAGACATATCAGACTTTTTGGGGCAAATAGAGCATAAGCAAAAAGAAAGTGTTGTGATCTCGCTTACTGGTGGTCAGGGTTCAATGAAAACCCGAATGTGTTTTCAGTTTATGAATGCTTTGGCACAAAATTATAAGGTAGGACACGCAAGTATTGAAGAGCATCCCGAAAGCAATTTATATTTTGACAAAGCAGAGCAATATTTGAATACAAAGGCTTTGAATAATATAGAAGCTCCCGAAATAAAAACCATTGCTGAACTCGAAAATCTGATAAAGAAAAACGATGTCATTGTGATTGACAGTTTTACCAAAATGCAAGAAATGCACAAAGGTTTTGAAGTCGATAAAGATTTACGCAAAAAGTATGATGGCAAACTCTTTATTGTGATTTTTCAGCAAACCACAGACGGTAAAATGCGTGGGGGAAGCAAAAGCCAGTTTGATGCCGACATTGTTTTGTTTACGGAAAAGAAAGACGACTACCGAGAAAATTACATTTATGCGGACAAAAACCGTTACCAAAACAAACCTCTTGACGGCTTGAAATTCAACATTTTTAATAAAAAGTTACAAGGTAACACACCCGAAACAACGGGAGAACCAACAGAGAAAAGAAAATTATCATTTATAGTGAGTTAA
- a CDS encoding type II toxin-antitoxin system YafQ family toxin — protein sequence MSYKIEYTGKIKKDIKLAIKRNLNIQLFKNVVEILESEGKLPAKYKPHILKGNYAGFWECHIQPDWLLIWEQNDEIKLISLTRTGTHSDLF from the coding sequence ATGAGTTATAAAATTGAATATACAGGCAAAATAAAAAAAGATATTAAACTAGCCATAAAAAGAAATCTTAATATACAACTATTCAAAAATGTAGTTGAAATACTTGAAAGCGAAGGCAAACTTCCAGCCAAATACAAGCCTCATATTCTAAAAGGAAATTATGCAGGTTTTTGGGAATGCCACATACAACCCGATTGGTTGCTAATTTGGGAACAAAATGACGAAATTAAGCTAATTTCATTAACCCGAACAGGAACACACAGCGACTTATTTTAG